One Ignavibacterium sp. DNA segment encodes these proteins:
- the rnc gene encoding ribonuclease III produces the protein MFVFFSRLLKYFGVRKENKINNPVEKILTADKFSQLEKIIGFPIKNKSYYIQALMHRSFLEELESGDISNERMEFLGDSVLSLTAAEYLFEAFPNEDEGFLTKTRAKLVNRSALSDAAESIGLAKFILINQNLSNSFSKASKTVLSDAFEAIVGAIYLDNDICVARKFIRNVLIEPLIKEGEYLKDENYKSQLLEYAQANKLETPNYIVIKEEGPQHDRVFTIKVTIGKEHSGIGTGKNKKTAEQNAAQSALQQINNHLSQ, from the coding sequence TTGTTTGTTTTTTTTTCCCGCTTATTAAAATATTTTGGTGTTCGGAAAGAAAATAAAATCAACAATCCTGTAGAAAAAATTTTAACTGCGGATAAGTTTTCTCAGTTAGAAAAAATCATTGGCTTTCCTATTAAAAATAAATCATATTATATCCAGGCTTTAATGCATCGGTCTTTTCTTGAGGAGCTCGAAAGCGGAGATATTTCAAATGAAAGAATGGAATTTCTTGGTGATTCAGTATTAAGCTTAACTGCTGCAGAATATTTGTTTGAAGCTTTTCCTAACGAAGACGAAGGTTTCTTAACTAAAACCAGAGCAAAATTAGTAAACAGATCTGCACTTTCAGATGCGGCTGAGTCTATTGGGCTAGCTAAGTTTATCTTGATTAATCAAAATCTTTCAAATAGTTTTTCAAAAGCATCTAAAACAGTATTATCCGATGCCTTTGAAGCTATTGTTGGAGCTATTTATCTTGATAATGATATATGTGTTGCCAGAAAATTTATTCGTAATGTATTAATTGAACCTTTGATTAAAGAAGGTGAATATCTAAAAGACGAGAATTATAAAAGTCAGCTGCTCGAATACGCGCAGGCAAATAAACTGGAAACTCCTAATTATATTGTAATTAAAGAAGAAGGTCCCCAGCATGACAGAGTCTTTACGATTAAAGTAACTATTGGAAAAGAACATTCGGGAATCGGGACTGGCAAAAATAAAAAAACTGCCGAACAGAATGCGGCACAATCAGCATTACAACAAATTAATAATCACTTATCTCAATAA
- the fabF gene encoding beta-ketoacyl-ACP synthase II → MTKKRVVITGLGAITPIGVSVPDYWQALLSGKNGVAPITLFDTAKFDTKFAAEVKEFNPDNYFDKKSVKRLDRFSQFAIASAVQAIDDAELKLENLNRERCGVVFGSGIGGLETLQNEHWKYFQEKNPGVLSPFFIPMMISDLAAGQISIRFGFKGPNYATTSACATSSHAISDAFMLIQRGSADLMICGGSEASITEMGVGGFNAMRAISTWNDKYLQASRPFDKDRNGFVMGEGAGSLILEEMNHAIDRGAKIYAELAGIGLTADAYHITAPAPGGEGAVRSMKISIEDAGLTLFDIDYINAHGTSTPHNDINETKAIKTVFGDHAYKLIVNSTKSMTGHLLGAAGVVEAIATIFSLKNNLIPPTINLDNPDPECDLNYSAKVVTKKEIRAAISNTFGFGGHNASLLFKKFKE, encoded by the coding sequence ATGACTAAAAAAAGAGTTGTAATTACCGGACTCGGAGCAATAACACCAATTGGAGTTAGTGTCCCTGATTATTGGCAAGCTCTGCTTTCAGGAAAAAATGGTGTTGCACCTATTACTCTTTTCGACACAGCAAAGTTTGATACAAAGTTTGCTGCAGAGGTAAAAGAATTTAATCCAGATAATTATTTTGATAAAAAATCTGTCAAAAGATTAGATCGCTTTTCACAATTTGCTATTGCTTCTGCTGTTCAGGCAATTGATGATGCTGAATTAAAGCTTGAGAATTTGAACAGAGAAAGATGCGGTGTAGTCTTTGGAAGCGGTATTGGCGGTTTAGAAACGCTTCAAAATGAACACTGGAAATATTTTCAAGAGAAAAATCCTGGTGTATTAAGTCCGTTTTTTATTCCAATGATGATTTCAGACCTTGCTGCTGGTCAAATTTCAATCCGCTTTGGATTTAAAGGTCCTAATTATGCAACTACTTCTGCTTGTGCTACATCTTCACATGCAATTTCAGATGCTTTTATGTTAATTCAGAGAGGTTCTGCTGATTTAATGATTTGCGGAGGCAGTGAAGCATCAATAACAGAAATGGGAGTCGGTGGATTTAATGCAATGAGAGCAATTTCAACCTGGAATGACAAATATCTCCAAGCCTCACGCCCATTTGATAAAGATAGAAATGGATTTGTAATGGGTGAGGGAGCTGGCTCATTAATTTTAGAAGAGATGAATCATGCTATTGACAGAGGAGCTAAAATCTATGCTGAACTTGCTGGTATAGGTTTAACTGCTGATGCATATCATATTACTGCACCTGCGCCGGGCGGTGAGGGTGCTGTCAGATCAATGAAGATTTCCATTGAAGATGCAGGTTTGACTCTTTTCGATATTGATTATATTAACGCTCATGGTACATCTACTCCGCATAATGATATTAATGAAACTAAAGCTATTAAAACTGTCTTCGGAGATCACGCATATAAGCTGATTGTAAATTCGACAAAATCAATGACAGGACATTTACTTGGAGCTGCAGGTGTAGTTGAAGCAATTGCTACAATCTTTTCTCTAAAAAATAATTTAATTCCGCCTACAATTAATCTTGATAATCCTGATCCTGAATGCGATCTGAACTACAGCGCAAAAGTTGTTACAAAAAAAGAGATCAGAGCTGCTATAAGTAATACATTTGGATTTGGCGGACACAATGCCTCTTTATTGTTTAAAAAGTTTAAGGAATAG
- a CDS encoding acyl carrier protein: MDVAAKVKEIIIDKLGVEESQITPEASFTNDLGADSLDIVELVMGFESAFQISIPDEDAEKIGTVGDAVKYLSEKLA; this comes from the coding sequence ATGGATGTTGCTGCAAAAGTTAAAGAGATTATCATTGATAAATTAGGAGTGGAAGAATCTCAAATTACACCCGAGGCATCCTTTACAAATGACTTAGGTGCTGATTCTTTGGATATTGTCGAATTAGTTATGGGATTTGAAAGTGCTTTTCAGATTTCAATACCTGATGAAGATGCTGAAAAAATCGGTACCGTTGGTGATGCCGTAAAGTATCTTTCCGAGAAATTAGCATAA
- the fabG gene encoding 3-oxoacyl-[acyl-carrier-protein] reductase: MDNKTIETNPKRAIVTGGTRGIGRAIVKELASGNSRSNLFSDIAFVYNSCDECAEQLINEIDNPDVKVYSFKSDVSSFEQTQAVVDDILKKLGGVDILINNAGITRDNLLLRMAEKDFDEVIAANLKSVFNYTKAVVKPMITQRYGRIINISSVVGLIGNAGQSNYSASKAGIIGFTKSMARELASRGITVNAVAPGFIQTDMTDKLTEEQVKKLIQNVPMARLGKPEDVAKVVSFLCSKDADYITGQVISVDGGMTM; this comes from the coding sequence ATGGATAATAAAACAATTGAAACTAATCCTAAAAGAGCAATTGTAACTGGCGGCACTCGTGGTATCGGAAGAGCTATTGTAAAAGAGCTGGCATCAGGAAACTCCAGAAGTAATTTATTCTCTGATATTGCTTTTGTTTACAATAGCTGTGATGAATGTGCAGAACAACTGATAAATGAAATTGATAATCCGGATGTTAAAGTATATAGCTTTAAATCAGATGTTTCATCTTTTGAGCAAACTCAAGCGGTGGTTGATGACATTTTGAAAAAACTTGGTGGTGTGGATATTCTGATAAATAATGCCGGTATTACCAGAGATAATTTGCTTTTACGAATGGCTGAGAAAGATTTTGATGAAGTTATTGCTGCGAATCTTAAAAGTGTGTTTAATTATACTAAAGCTGTTGTTAAACCTATGATTACACAAAGATATGGCAGAATAATTAATATTTCATCTGTTGTTGGTTTAATCGGTAATGCCGGGCAATCAAATTATTCAGCTTCCAAAGCTGGTATAATTGGATTCACCAAATCAATGGCAAGAGAGTTAGCTTCGAGAGGAATAACTGTTAATGCGGTGGCACCTGGATTTATTCAGACCGATATGACAGATAAATTGACTGAAGAGCAGGTAAAGAAACTTATTCAAAACGTACCAATGGCTCGTTTAGGAAAGCCGGAAGATGTTGCAAAAGTTGTATCATTTCTGTGCAGTAAAGATGCTGATTATATTACAGGGCAGGTAATTTCTGTTGATGGCGGAATGACTATGTAA
- a CDS encoding DUF3109 family protein — protein MKSVSHPKFTKQIKGVFIDPQIFTFPFSCACAGECCNYGVYTDLKEHDYILSIKDKVIPLMDETQSKNVAKWFEPPEEDDDFESGIAVGTEIINNKCTFLDKNGLCTLQKLAILEGEHKWKYKPIFCVLFPLTIFEGALTIDDEHIDRLKTCNKNPIQTTSIYEACHEELLHFFGEKYFAELEEYKNEYLSTFYSGVAKNG, from the coding sequence GTGAAATCAGTTTCACACCCAAAATTTACAAAGCAAATAAAAGGGGTTTTTATTGATCCGCAGATATTCACTTTTCCATTTTCGTGCGCTTGTGCCGGTGAATGCTGTAACTACGGGGTTTATACTGATTTAAAAGAACATGATTATATTCTTAGTATAAAAGATAAAGTTATTCCTTTAATGGATGAAACCCAATCAAAAAATGTTGCGAAATGGTTTGAACCACCGGAAGAAGATGATGACTTTGAGAGTGGAATTGCGGTAGGAACTGAAATCATCAATAATAAATGTACATTCTTAGATAAAAATGGATTATGTACTTTACAAAAACTTGCAATTTTAGAAGGCGAACATAAATGGAAATATAAACCGATATTTTGTGTTCTTTTTCCTCTCACAATTTTTGAAGGTGCTTTGACAATTGATGATGAACATATTGATAGGTTAAAAACCTGTAATAAAAATCCTATTCAAACTACATCTATTTACGAAGCCTGTCATGAAGAATTATTACATTTTTTTGGTGAAAAATATTTTGCTGAACTGGAGGAATACAAGAATGAATATCTTTCAACATTTTATTCTGGAGTAGCAAAAAATGGATAA
- the fabD gene encoding ACP S-malonyltransferase, whose protein sequence is MSKKAFLFPGQGSQYVGMAKDLYDNSVEAVEMIKTADDALGVNLSYIMFNGPEEQLKQTEFTQPAIFLHSIVLSSLIRTLQPDAAAGHSLGEYSALVSANSIQFYDAIKLVRARGKAMQQAGLDNPGTLAAIVGLEAAKVEEFCKEASSVGVVQCANFNSPGQIVISGSLTGVKKAMELCKSGGAKIVKELVVSGAFHSPLMQSAKDSILKDINETPFYDSRFPVYANVTAKPVTKKDEIRNLLYEQVTSPVRWEETIVNMIADGFDEFYEIGPGKVLQGLVKRINPDVKIFGIDKFKDVEEYL, encoded by the coding sequence ATGTCAAAAAAAGCATTTTTATTTCCGGGTCAGGGCTCCCAATATGTTGGGATGGCAAAAGATCTTTACGATAATTCAGTAGAAGCTGTTGAGATGATTAAAACTGCAGATGATGCTCTCGGTGTTAATCTATCATACATAATGTTTAACGGACCGGAAGAGCAGTTAAAGCAAACTGAATTTACTCAACCGGCAATCTTCCTTCATAGTATTGTATTATCAAGTCTTATCAGAACTCTACAGCCAGATGCAGCTGCAGGTCATTCACTTGGTGAATATTCCGCCTTGGTTTCTGCAAATTCTATTCAATTTTATGATGCTATTAAACTCGTTAGAGCAAGAGGAAAAGCTATGCAGCAGGCTGGTTTAGATAATCCCGGAACCCTCGCAGCAATAGTTGGATTAGAAGCAGCAAAAGTTGAAGAGTTTTGTAAAGAAGCATCTTCAGTAGGTGTTGTTCAATGTGCTAACTTTAATTCACCAGGACAAATTGTTATATCAGGATCGTTAACTGGTGTTAAAAAAGCTATGGAGCTTTGTAAATCCGGCGGAGCTAAAATTGTTAAGGAACTTGTTGTTAGCGGGGCATTTCATTCGCCACTTATGCAATCTGCAAAAGATTCTATTTTAAAAGATATTAATGAAACCCCTTTTTACGATTCAAGATTTCCTGTTTATGCTAATGTTACTGCAAAACCAGTTACTAAAAAAGATGAAATAAGGAATCTGTTGTATGAACAGGTAACATCACCAGTCAGATGGGAAGAAACAATCGTAAATATGATTGCTGATGGATTTGATGAGTTTTATGAAATCGGACCTGGAAAGGTTTTGCAAGGATTGGTTAAAAGAATTAATCCAGATGTTAAGATATTTGGAATAGATAAATTTAAAGATGTAGAGGAGTATTTATAG
- a CDS encoding beta-ketoacyl-ACP synthase III, giving the protein MTEKKYNAKITGVGMYVPDKILDNKFFESIVETNDEWIRVRTGIRERRILEHGATSDLGAKAALDLFDKHNINPEDIDAIIVATVTPDMFFPATACLVQDKIGAKNAWGFDLSAACSGFLFALQTGASLVETGRYKKVLVIGADKMSSIVDYTDRNICILFGDAGSAVLLEPSEDKSIGLQKSILRVDGTGKDALNMLGGGSLNPASYETIDKKWHYIYQDGKAVFKVAVKGMADVSAELMELSGLKSDDIAYLVPHQANLRIIDATAERMGLSKDKVMINIDKYGNTTAATIPLCLTEYYRDGKLKKGDNLILSAFGAGYTWGALHIVWSI; this is encoded by the coding sequence ATGACTGAAAAAAAATATAATGCAAAAATAACCGGTGTTGGAATGTATGTTCCTGATAAAATACTTGATAACAAGTTTTTTGAATCCATCGTAGAAACTAATGACGAATGGATAAGAGTTAGAACAGGAATCAGGGAAAGAAGAATTCTTGAACATGGTGCTACAAGCGATCTGGGTGCAAAAGCTGCCCTTGATCTTTTTGATAAACATAACATTAATCCTGAAGATATTGATGCAATTATTGTAGCTACTGTAACACCTGATATGTTTTTCCCTGCAACTGCATGTCTTGTTCAGGATAAGATTGGAGCTAAAAATGCTTGGGGATTTGATCTCTCGGCTGCTTGCTCAGGTTTTTTATTTGCATTGCAAACCGGTGCGTCATTGGTCGAAACCGGAAGATATAAAAAGGTTTTAGTTATCGGCGCAGATAAAATGAGTTCAATAGTTGATTATACTGATAGAAATATCTGTATCCTTTTTGGCGATGCAGGCTCTGCAGTTTTGTTGGAACCTTCTGAGGATAAATCTATTGGACTGCAAAAATCTATTTTGCGTGTTGATGGAACAGGAAAGGATGCACTAAATATGCTTGGCGGCGGCAGTTTAAACCCCGCTTCTTATGAAACAATTGATAAAAAATGGCATTACATTTATCAGGATGGTAAAGCAGTATTTAAAGTTGCTGTTAAAGGAATGGCTGATGTTTCAGCAGAACTGATGGAATTAAGCGGTTTAAAATCTGATGATATTGCTTATCTCGTACCACATCAGGCAAATTTAAGAATAATTGATGCAACAGCTGAAAGAATGGGATTAAGTAAAGACAAAGTTATGATCAACATTGATAAATATGGAAACACTACTGCAGCAACAATTCCACTTTGTTTAACAGAATATTACAGAGATGGAAAACTTAAAAAAGGTGATAACCTGATACTATCAGCTTTTGGTGCCGGTTATACCTGGGGTGCTTTGCATATTGTTTGGTCTATTTAA
- the plsX gene encoding phosphate acyltransferase PlsX, protein MPDSNLKNSKCRIIVDAMGGDYAPQNTVIGAIDAYNHSKDFQLYLIGKKNDIISVIKASQLSFDESYIIDTPEVIEMEDTPTAALKSKPNSSIVKGAQLVREGKAEAFVSAGNTGAVMSAATLIMGRIQGVGRPTIGAEMPNVNGICYLYDVGAGKDAKASHLFEYAVMGTIYAREMGGISNPTVGILSMGEEEGKGNEVSAAAFKLLKESKLNFIGNVEGRDILTKNVDVVVCDGFVGNIILKFGESVPKLLKHLLTQTANTNLIDKIRVGIAKGTLKKALKSLDYQEHGGVPLLGVNGICIIGHGSSSPKAIKNMVLKAYEMYQTDLVKKIENSIKENLK, encoded by the coding sequence ATGCCTGATTCAAATCTGAAAAATTCTAAATGTAGAATTATTGTTGATGCTATGGGGGGCGATTATGCCCCTCAAAACACAGTTATCGGTGCTATTGATGCATATAATCATAGTAAAGATTTTCAACTTTATCTTATCGGAAAAAAAAATGATATAATTTCTGTGATCAAAGCAAGTCAGCTTTCTTTTGATGAAAGTTATATTATTGATACACCTGAAGTTATTGAAATGGAGGATACTCCGACTGCTGCATTAAAATCAAAACCAAATTCATCAATTGTTAAAGGAGCACAACTTGTAAGAGAGGGCAAAGCAGAAGCTTTTGTCAGTGCTGGTAATACTGGCGCAGTAATGAGTGCTGCAACTTTAATCATGGGCAGGATACAAGGAGTTGGGCGTCCTACAATAGGTGCTGAAATGCCTAATGTAAACGGAATTTGTTATTTATATGATGTCGGTGCAGGTAAAGATGCAAAAGCATCTCATCTTTTCGAATATGCTGTTATGGGAACTATTTATGCCAGAGAAATGGGAGGAATTTCAAATCCAACTGTTGGCATATTAAGTATGGGTGAAGAAGAGGGCAAAGGTAATGAAGTATCTGCCGCTGCATTTAAACTTCTTAAAGAATCTAAATTAAATTTTATTGGTAATGTTGAAGGAAGAGATATATTAACAAAAAATGTTGATGTTGTTGTTTGTGATGGATTTGTAGGTAATATTATTTTAAAGTTTGGTGAATCTGTTCCAAAGTTATTAAAACATCTACTAACCCAAACTGCAAATACTAATTTGATAGATAAGATTAGAGTCGGTATTGCAAAGGGAACTCTTAAGAAAGCATTAAAATCTCTGGATTATCAGGAACATGGTGGTGTACCCTTGCTTGGAGTAAATGGAATATGTATAATTGGACATGGTTCCAGTTCACCAAAAGCAATAAAAAATATGGTACTAAAAGCTTATGAGATGTATCAAACGGATTTAGTGAAAAAAATAGAAAACTCAATTAAAGAAAATTTAAAATAA
- the rpmF gene encoding 50S ribosomal protein L32: MPNPKRKMSKTRRDKRRTHYKAVAPSLGTCANCGEMKLAHRACPSCGYYNERSVFIPKS, from the coding sequence ATGCCAAATCCAAAACGTAAGATGTCTAAGACCCGCAGAGATAAGCGAAGAACACATTACAAAGCTGTTGCACCTTCATTAGGTACCTGTGCAAATTGTGGTGAAATGAAATTAGCTCATCGTGCTTGCCCTTCTTGTGGATATTACAACGAACGATCGGTATTTATTCCCAAAAGCTGA
- a CDS encoding DUF177 domain-containing protein, translating to MIIRISNLNDGVHNFDFEEKIDTIELSEPFYNGFNSSVKLDKHHDQIIVDVSSEFKVKYECDRCGKVYKTTLKSDYQMVYLMNEQPAETDSINISYLSRDTVKIDISSDVREYALLSVPMKKLCKESCKGLCPNCGKDLNKEQCTCKNDEIDSRWKPLIDLKDKLNLN from the coding sequence ATGATTATTAGAATATCAAATTTAAACGATGGGGTGCATAATTTTGATTTTGAAGAGAAAATTGACACTATTGAACTTAGTGAGCCTTTCTATAATGGCTTTAATTCGAGTGTTAAATTAGATAAACATCACGATCAGATAATTGTTGATGTATCTTCAGAATTTAAAGTTAAGTATGAATGTGATAGGTGCGGAAAGGTTTATAAAACAACACTTAAAAGCGATTATCAGATGGTTTATTTAATGAATGAACAACCTGCTGAAACTGATTCAATAAATATAAGCTATCTTTCCAGAGATACTGTTAAGATTGATATTTCATCTGATGTTAGAGAATATGCTTTACTTTCAGTTCCTATGAAGAAATTGTGCAAGGAAAGCTGTAAAGGCTTGTGTCCTAATTGTGGTAAAGATCTTAACAAAGAGCAATGTACTTGCAAGAATGACGAAATTGATTCAAGATGGAAACCACTGATTGATTTGAAAGATAAATTAAATTTAAATTAA
- a CDS encoding PrsW family intramembrane metalloprotease, with product MLIFFSAIAAIIPMSFYLFLIWKFDRYDREPFKFVLINYLWGALGAIFLALIGSLILTSFASIFISDKDSLSIFSSIAVAPFMEEITKGVFLLITISSKKFDNLTDGIVFGGAIGLGFGMTENFLYFVAFSESVSDWIMLVIIRSLFSAVMHCVSTATLGAFLAIAKFKSNFLKIILSFIGLLIAMLIHFIWNYSVSFEKTALLGFVFMIFSIIIFIVIYIISIRKERLLIYNELKEESESGLIPELHLKILSSANRERKGWLDESKRNIYINAATSLAFRKMQFRNAKGVSKTYYQMDIDNYRNFISTLLSNSERS from the coding sequence ATGCTAATATTTTTTTCTGCCATTGCAGCTATCATCCCAATGAGTTTTTATCTGTTTCTTATTTGGAAATTTGACAGATATGATAGAGAGCCTTTTAAATTTGTACTTATTAATTATTTATGGGGCGCTTTAGGTGCAATTTTTTTAGCTCTGATCGGAAGTCTTATTTTAACAAGTTTTGCTTCAATTTTTATTTCAGATAAAGATAGCCTTTCTATATTCAGCTCAATTGCAGTTGCTCCTTTTATGGAAGAAATCACAAAGGGAGTTTTTCTTTTAATTACCATTTCAAGTAAAAAATTTGATAACTTAACTGACGGCATTGTTTTTGGAGGAGCAATTGGTCTGGGATTCGGAATGACAGAAAATTTTCTATACTTTGTTGCTTTTAGTGAATCCGTTTCTGATTGGATAATGTTAGTTATAATCAGAAGTTTATTCTCGGCAGTTATGCACTGTGTTTCAACTGCAACTTTAGGAGCTTTTCTTGCTATTGCTAAATTTAAATCAAACTTTCTGAAAATAATTTTAAGTTTTATCGGATTATTAATTGCTATGCTGATTCATTTTATTTGGAATTATAGTGTAAGCTTTGAAAAAACTGCTCTGTTAGGATTTGTATTTATGATATTTTCAATTATCATTTTTATAGTTATTTATATTATTTCGATAAGAAAGGAAAGATTGTTAATTTACAACGAGCTTAAAGAGGAATCTGAGTCAGGTCTTATTCCAGAATTGCATTTAAAAATTTTAAGCTCAGCTAACAGAGAGCGTAAAGGATGGCTGGATGAATCGAAAAGAAATATTTACATCAATGCTGCAACTTCATTAGCATTCAGAAAAATGCAATTTCGTAATGCTAAAGGTGTAAGTAAAACATATTATCAAATGGATATTGATAATTACAGAAACTTTATCAGCACATTGCTTTCAAATTCTGAAAGAAGTTAA
- the nadD gene encoding nicotinate-nucleotide adenylyltransferase → MSRIGIFGGTFDPIHNGHLITAQSVRELRNLDKVVFIPTYISPHKQQKAASTAEHRINMLRIALNDVPFFECSDFEIKQHTISYTIDTLREFKKYYDEIDLIIGYDNIFQFHTWKEPDEILKLANIVVLKRKSSHPLDFVDKYVEAAIFVQTRGIEISATDIRNRVNAGLPIYYLVPEKVLEYINNNNLYKED, encoded by the coding sequence ATGAGCCGGATAGGGATATTTGGAGGAACTTTTGACCCAATCCATAATGGACATCTGATAACAGCACAGTCTGTTAGAGAACTTAGAAATCTTGATAAAGTTGTTTTTATTCCAACTTATATCTCACCGCATAAGCAGCAAAAAGCTGCATCAACCGCTGAGCATAGAATTAATATGCTCAGAATTGCTTTAAATGATGTTCCCTTTTTTGAATGCTCAGATTTCGAAATTAAACAGCATACTATTTCATATACTATTGATACACTGCGCGAGTTTAAAAAGTATTATGATGAGATAGATTTAATAATCGGTTATGATAACATTTTCCAGTTTCACACCTGGAAAGAACCAGATGAAATTTTAAAACTGGCAAACATAGTCGTCTTAAAAAGAAAATCTTCACATCCATTAGATTTTGTTGATAAGTATGTTGAAGCAGCAATATTTGTTCAGACTCGTGGAATCGAAATCAGTGCAACTGATATCAGAAACAGAGTTAACGCCGGTTTGCCAATTTATTATCTTGTACCGGAAAAAGTTTTAGAATATATAAATAATAATAATCTTTATAAGGAAGACTGA
- a CDS encoding NAD-dependent epimerase/dehydratase family protein yields the protein MKILVTGGAGFIASQVADAFINDGHQVVVLDDLSTGFEKNINPKAKFVKANICDKELTELFEKEKFDVVNHHAAQMDVRRSVKDPVFDATTNILGTINLLQNCIKYNVKKFMFASTGGAVYGEQDYFPADEKHNTQPKSPYGISKLAVEKYLYFYNSEYNLNYTILRYANIYGPRQNPFGEAGVVAIFSTKLLKGEQPIINGNGKQTRDYVYVGDVVKANVITINDSNSSIYNIGTGIETDVNQLFNYLNEITKANKEEKHGPAAPGEQMRSVITSNKMFAKFGWCPNTKLEDGLKATVDFFKSNL from the coding sequence TTGAAAATTTTAGTTACCGGAGGAGCAGGATTTATTGCTTCTCAAGTTGCGGATGCCTTTATTAATGATGGACATCAGGTTGTGGTTTTAGATGACTTATCAACAGGTTTTGAAAAAAATATTAATCCAAAAGCCAAATTTGTCAAAGCAAATATCTGTGATAAAGAATTAACAGAGTTGTTTGAAAAAGAAAAGTTTGATGTTGTAAATCATCACGCAGCTCAAATGGATGTCAGAAGATCTGTAAAAGATCCTGTTTTTGATGCTACAACAAATATATTAGGCACTATAAATCTGCTGCAAAACTGTATTAAATATAATGTAAAGAAATTTATGTTTGCCTCAACCGGCGGCGCTGTTTATGGAGAGCAGGATTACTTTCCTGCAGATGAAAAGCATAACACTCAGCCAAAATCACCTTACGGAATTTCTAAACTTGCTGTAGAAAAATATCTTTACTTCTATAATTCCGAGTATAACTTAAATTATACAATTCTGAGATATGCAAATATTTATGGACCAAGACAAAATCCATTTGGCGAAGCAGGTGTTGTTGCTATCTTTTCTACAAAATTATTGAAGGGTGAACAGCCAATTATTAATGGCAATGGTAAACAGACCCGCGATTATGTTTATGTCGGCGATGTTGTTAAAGCAAATGTTATAACAATTAATGACAGCAATTCCAGTATCTACAATATCGGAACAGGTATTGAAACTGATGTAAACCAATTATTTAATTATCTTAATGAAATTACAAAAGCTAATAAGGAAGAAAAACATGGACCTGCTGCGCCCGGAGAGCAGATGAGAAGCGTTATTACTTCAAATAAAATGTTTGCTAAGTTTGGCTGGTGTCCAAATACAAAACTTGAAGATGGACTAAAAGCAACGGTAGATTTCTTTAAATCCAATTTGTGA